A section of the Oncorhynchus tshawytscha isolate Ot180627B linkage group LG09, Otsh_v2.0, whole genome shotgun sequence genome encodes:
- the ttc1 gene encoding tetratricopeptide repeat protein 1 — protein MDSTAEKESEVLLDKMTNSLTNAMRVSKQHECPDSQSTAAHRGTEQEDDDFFDCEESLDGADGSMSDKERKTDCSEAPPLCQGAEGDSKETVRLNNSQNTEEEHINAELGEAEMSGVRTTILEDKEGERGEGMEEEKESWDECTEEDLSLAVEGGDSDTELKGEENPAPEFDEEYLREVEKVLTEEEKESRREESMTLKDKGNSQFKSGEHTEAEESYTAALGVCPVCYSKERAILFSNRAAARLHLDKNEKAIADCTKAIELNPNYMRAILRRAELYEKTDKLDEALEDYKAALEKDPNLPAAREACMRLPQQIHERNEKLKEEMMGKLKDLGNMFLRPFGLSTSNFQVNQDTGTGSYSVNFVQSPNNNNR, from the exons ATGGATTCCACAGCAGAAAAGGAGTCCGAGGTGCTCCTTGACAAGATGACCAACTCTCTGACCAATGCTATGAGAGTATCCAAACAACATGAATGTCCAGACAGCCAAAGCACAGCAGCCCACAGGGGTACTGAGCAGGAGGACGATGACTTCTTTGACTGTGAGGAGTCTCTGGATGGAGCAGACGGCTCCATGAGTGACAAGGAAAGGAAGACTGACTGTTCAGAAGCCCCACCGTTATGCcagggagcagagggagacagTAAAGAGACAGTCCGATTGAACAACTCACAAAACACAGAGGAAGAACACATCAATGCAGAGTTAGGAGAAGCTGAGATGTCAGGGGTGAGAACGACAATATTGGaagataaagagggggagagaggtgaaggaatggaggaggagaaagagagttgGGATGAGTGCACTGAAGAAGACTTGAGTTTGGCAGTTGAAGGGGGAGATTCTGATACTGAACTGAAAGGAGAAGAGAACCCGGCTCCTGAGTTTGACGAGGAGTATCTGAGAGAAGTGGAAAAAGTCCTGACAGAGGAAGAAAAGGAG AGCCGCAGAGAGGAGAGCATGACACTAAAGGACAAGGGGAACAGTCAGTTCAAGAGTGGAG AGCACACTGAGGCAGAGGAGTCTTACACGGCAGCTTTGGGAGTGTGCCCTGTGTGTTACAGCAAGGAGAGGGCTATTCTCTTCTCTAACCGTGCTGCTGCCCGCCTGCACCTG GATAAGAATGAGAAAGCCATTGCTGACTGCACAAAAG CTATAGAGTTGAACCCAAACTACATGCGGGCGATCCTGCGGAGGGCAGAGCTCTATGAGAAAACAGACAAGCTGGATGAGGCTTTGGAAGACTACAAGGCTGCTCTGGAGAAAGACCCAAACCTGCCTGCAGCCAGAGAGGCCTGCATG cGGCTTCCACAACAGATCCACGAGCGAAATGAGAAGCTGAAGGAAGAGATGATGG GCAAGCTGAAGGACTTGGGCAATATGTTCCTACGGCCTTTTGGCCTGTCCACCTCAAACTTCCAAGTGAACCAGGATACAGGCACTGGATCCTACTCCGTCAACTTTGTTCAGAGTCcaaataacaacaacagataa